Within the Streptomyces sp. NBC_00353 genome, the region GGCTGGCGATTGATCCAGCCGCGAGCACGATCAGCGCGTTCACGGTGAGGCCTACCGCGATCTGCACAGCGCCGAGAGTGAACCCTTGGGCCGTGGTATGGCCGCGTGCGGGATCGATGAACTGCGGGATGAGCGCGAGGTACAGGATGGCGACCTTCGGGTTGAGCAGGTTGGTGATCAGCCCCATCCGCAGCAGCCTCCAGTGCGAGTCGCGCTGGAGGCTGCGTGGCTCGAACAACCCGCGGCCTCCTTGCCTGAGCGCCTGCCAGGCCAGGAATGCGAGGTAGGCCGCACCGACAGCTTTAAAACCGATGTACAGCCACGGGACGGCAACGAAGACCACCGCCAACCCCACGTTGGCCAAAGTCATGTACACGAGGAAGCCCGCCGCAGTCCCGACCAGCGAGACAAGCCCAGCCACGCGGCCCTGGCTGACGCTCCGAGACACCAGGTACACCATGTTCGGGCCTGGCGTCAGTGCCATTCCTAGTTCGACCAGGGCCATGCCGCCGGCTGCCGCCGATGAGATCATCACACACGCCACCATGTCAGACGTGGCACAACAAGCGGCACCCGGCATCCGGTCGGCGGTGCTCCAGGTGATGGGGGCGCGCACCCACGGCGGCTGAGGTGGCCCGCACGTCCGCTACGTCCTGAACGAGAACCCCATGAGTTTCTGATCAATATGACGTCCAAGCCCCAATCTCGGCGTTCGACAAGGGAAGGACCACACCCATGGAACCACAGAGCTGGCGCGGCATCAGCGTCAAGTGGACGCGTCCCCACGCGTCCGACCTCGTTGTGGCGGCAGCCCTCTACTACCTGCTCTGCCTGCAGCCGGAGGAGCCCAAGCTCGCCGCCGCCGCCGCGATCGTGTCGCTCCGCTTCCGAGTCGGCCGCGCTGTCTGAAACTCACCCGGACGAGACAGGCCCCCTGCCGCACACACGGCAGGGGGCCTGTTTCGTCCGGCGGGGGACCGGTCAGACCTCGAAATACGCGACGATGACGATCGCTATCTCGGGTCCTGATTTGGCATCAGCTATGTGAGTATGAAGATCACCCTGACGCGTGACGGAGTAATATCCGCAGGTCGCGAGGCACGGATCGTAGCGTCCGATCATGATCTTTCATGCAGAACGAGCCGCCTCGCCGACCGGCCAGCGCGCATGGGCAGTGGTGGACTCGCAGTACCGCCTCCACCAGGAGGGCTGCCTCTTCCTGGCGAGCCTTCGAGCACTCGGGCGTTCGGTCAACACCGAGCGCGTCTATGCGACCCGCGTCGCGCTCTACCTGACCTGGTGCGACGCCGAAGGACTCGACTGGCGCCGGACCGGGATGCTGGACCTGGCCCGGTTCCTGCGCTGGCTGGTTGACGTCCCACTGCCTGCGCGAGGCGCTTCTTCGATCACGCCGAGCTTCCGCTCCCAGAAGACCGCGAACGCGGTGATGACCGCGGTCTGCGAGTTCTTCCGCTTCGCCGCCCGGGAGGAGTGGATCGACCCGGTCCTGGTCGAACGGATGTCGACCCCGAAGTACCTGCGCTGGCTCCCGCCCGGCTTCGAGACGGGAGAGAACGGTCAGAACCGACAGGTCAAAGCAAAGATGATCAAGTTTGCGGTTGGCGAGGAGCCGGTGGAGAGCCTGCGACCGCAGGACATCGAGACCCTTGTCAGCCTGGCGTCCCACGCGCGGGACAAGTTCTTGATCGCACTGCTGGGCTGCACGGGCATCCGCATCGGTGAGGCACTGGGCCTGCGCCGGGAGGACATGCACTTCCTGGCCGACTCCCAGGCCCTGGGCTGCAGCCAGCCCGGACCCCACATGCACGTCCGCCGCCGCAGTGACAACGCCAACGGGGCCCTGGCCAAGTCGCGCTACTCACGCGTCGTCCCGGTGGTCCCTAACGTGGTCGCCCACTACACCGAGTACCAGTACGAACGCGATGCCGTCCCCGAGGCGGCAAGCTGCGACATGGTGTTCGTGAACCTCTTCCAAGCCCCGCTGGGACACCCGATGAAGTACTCCTCGGCGAAGGAGCTGTTCGACCGCCTAGGGCGCACGGCCGGCCGCCCGCCCCCACATGGCCCGCCACGGAGCCGCCACCGCCTGGATTCGCGCAGGAGTGCCCGTCGACGTGGTCCGGGAACTACTGGGGCACGTCTCGCCGTCCTCGCTTGCCCCCTACCTCCACCCGATCGGCGAGGACCTGCGGGCGGCCGTCGAACTCGTGGGGGTGAGGGGCTGATGGCAGCTCAGAGGGCCCACCGGGCCGCTTATCCGGTTGTCGAGGACTTCCCCGCCATTCCTGCGGTCGACCTGACCAACTGGCGCCGCTGGCTGGCAGAGCACACGGACCCCGCCTGGCGGGCCGACGAGTGGGACGCGGGGGCCTGGTTCTTTAACGGCGACGCCAGCAACCCGCTTACCGGCTCCACCCAGTTCACCACCCACAGCTGCTGGACCCTGGTCACTGCCGGGACGGTGCTCTGCCGGCACTGCGTCGTCGCCCACGGCGCCAGCGGCCTGCCGCGCGACGAGTTCATCCAGACCTACCAGCGCCCGGTCCGCATCCGCACACTCTGGGGGACGAGCGCGACCCCTGCACAGTGGAACGGGACGGCCAGCACTGCGCTCGCCCGATCTACAGCCAAGCACTCTGCCGCACGCACTACAGCCGAT harbors:
- a CDS encoding tyrosine-type recombinase/integrase; this encodes MIFHAERAASPTGQRAWAVVDSQYRLHQEGCLFLASLRALGRSVNTERVYATRVALYLTWCDAEGLDWRRTGMLDLARFLRWLVDVPLPARGASSITPSFRSQKTANAVMTAVCEFFRFAAREEWIDPVLVERMSTPKYLRWLPPGFETGENGQNRQVKAKMIKFAVGEEPVESLRPQDIETLVSLASHARDKFLIALLGCTGIRIGEALGLRREDMHFLADSQALGCSQPGPHMHVRRRSDNANGALAKSRYSRVVPVVPNVVAHYTEYQYERDAVPEAASCDMVFVNLFQAPLGHPMKYSSAKELFDRLGRTAGRPPPHGPPRSRHRLDSRRSARRRGPGTTGARLAVLACPLPPPDRRGPAGGRRTRGGEGLMAAQRAHRAAYPVVEDFPAIPAVDLTNWRRWLAEHTDPAWRADEWDAGAWFFNGDASNPLTGSTQFTTHSCWTLVTAGTVLCRHCVVAHGASGLPRDEFIQTYQRPVRIRTLWGTSATPAQWNGTASTALARSTAKHSAARTTADGGGPPGQRRR
- a CDS encoding LysE family translocator, with product MISSAAAGGMALVELGMALTPGPNMVYLVSRSVSQGRVAGLVSLVGTAAGFLVYMTLANVGLAVVFVAVPWLYIGFKAVGAAYLAFLAWQALRQGGRGLFEPRSLQRDSHWRLLRMGLITNLLNPKVAILYLALIPQFIDPARGHTTAQGFTLGAVQIAVGLTVNALIVLAAGSIASLLKSRPAWAKWQRWTTGSLLGVVAIALAREVPARARA